The Coffea arabica cultivar ET-39 chromosome 1e, Coffea Arabica ET-39 HiFi, whole genome shotgun sequence genome has a window encoding:
- the LOC113706473 gene encoding uncharacterized protein encodes MRDFASCFSEYAVQVSDSASCSSYANTSCISQNLIPSVQNAVTCLYKTILSNQNQLVIRVAWSKNSASQGLSIHFGDDPSNSFKLNTNSRLFRKKKGSKCCEFNDYKVEVFWDLSAARYNTGPEPIDGYYVLVTVDSQLCLILGDMAEEASSKKLKSATPVAKSSLVSRQEHFSGNTLYSTKAQFCDTGTCHDILIRCSGENEGLKHPVLSVCIDKKMVTRVKRLQWNFRGNQTIFLDGLLVDLMWDVHDWFFNPASGYAVFMFRTRSGMDSRLWLEEKLVQKDQDKVDFSLLIYACRCP; translated from the coding sequence ATGAGAGACTTTGCCTCTTGTTTCAGTGAATATGCTGTACAAGTTTCTGATAGCGCTTCTTGTTCTAGTTATGCAAATACTTCTTGCATCTCTCAAAATTTGATCCCTTCAGTCCAGAATGCGGTGACTTGTTTATACAAAACCATTCTTTCTAATCAGAATCAATTAGTCATCAGAGTTGCATGGTCAAAGAACTCTGCTTCTCAAGGCCTGAGCATACACTTTGGTGATGATCCATCCAATTCTTTCAAGCTCAATACGAATTCTCGGTTGTTCAGGAAGAAGAAAGGCAGTAAATGTTGTGAATTCAATGATTACAAAGTTGAAGTCTTTTGGGATCTCTCTGCAGCCAGGTACAATACAGGCCCTGAACCGATTGATGGATATTATGTTCTGGTCACGGTTGATTCACAACTTTGCTTAATTCTTGGTGATATGGCTGAAGAAGCATCTTCGAAAAAGCTGAAAAGCGCCACCCCGGTTGCTAAATCTTCGCTAGTTTCAAGGCAAGAGCACTTCTCTGGCAATACCCTGTATTCAACCAAGGCTCAATTTTGTGATACAGGCACTTGTCATGATATTCTGATAAGGTGCAGTGGTGAAAATGAAGGGTTAAAGCATCCAGTTTTATCAGTTTGCATTGATAAAAAGATGGTAACTCGAGTTAAGAGGCTGCAGTGGAATTTCAGAGGAAATCAGACCATATTTCTTGATGGTTTATTGGTTGATCTCATGTGGGATGTTCATGACTGGTTCTTCAATCCGGCTTCCGGATATGCTGTTTTCATGTTCAGAACAAGAAGTGGGATGGATAGTAGATTGTGGTTGGAGGAAAAACTTGTGCAGAAGGATCAAGATAAAGTTGATTTCTCATTGTTGATCTATGCTTGTAGGTGCCCATAA
- the LOC113706465 gene encoding stress-response A/B barrel domain-containing protein At5g22580-like: MAEYNHLAVVKFKEGVVVEDVLKGLEKLVSEIESVKSFVWGQDIESQEMLRQGFTHAFLMTFGCKEDLTAFVGHPNHVEFSSTFSTVIEKVLLLDFPVVTVKAPA, from the exons ATGGCTGAATATAATCATTTGGCGGTGGTTAAGTTCAAGGAGGGTGTGGTGGTGGAAGATGTCTTGAAAGGGTTGGAGAAACTTGTTTCTGAGATTGAATCTGTCAAGTCGTTTGTTTG GGGACAAGACATTGAAAGTCAGGAGATGCTTAGACAAGGATTTACTCATGCTTTCTTGATGACATTTGGCTGCAAGGAAGACCTCACTGCTTTCGTTGGCCATCCTAATCATGTTGAGTTCTCATCTACATTTTCTACAGTAATTGAAAAGGTTTTGCTCCTTGATTTCCCTGTTGTTACTGTTAAAGCTCCAGCTTGA